From a single Camelus bactrianus isolate YW-2024 breed Bactrian camel chromosome 11, ASM4877302v1, whole genome shotgun sequence genomic region:
- the KAZALD1 gene encoding LOW QUALITY PROTEIN: kazal-type serine protease inhibitor domain-containing protein 1 (The sequence of the model RefSeq protein was modified relative to this genomic sequence to represent the inferred CDS: deleted 1 base in 1 codon), which translates to MPRVLAGLPLIMPQPPAAALVLPLLLLLMVVQTPPLPGARASSGPDYLRRGWLRLLAEGEGCAPCRPEECAAPRGCLAGRVRNACGCCWECANLEGQLCDLDPSAHFYGRCGEQLECRLDAGGDLSRGEVPEPLCACRSQRPLCGSDGRTYAQICRLQEAARARPDANLTVAHPGPCESEPQIVLHPYDIWNVTGQDVIFGCEVFAYPMASIEWRKDGLDIQLPGDDPHISVQFRGGPQRFEVTGWLQIQAVRPSDEGTYRCLAHNALGQVEASASLTVLTPEQLNSTGIPQLSSLYLVPEEAAESEEGEDYY; encoded by the exons ATGCCCCGAGTGCTCGCAGGGCTTCCA CTAATCATGCCACAGCCGCCCGCAGCTGCCTTGGTGCTGCCCCTGCTGCTGCTACTGATGGTAGTGCAGACGCCGCCCCTGCCTGGCGCGCGGGCGTCCTCGGGCCCTGATTACCTGCGACGCGGCTGGCTGCGGCTGCTGGCGGAGGGCGAGGGCTGCGCTCCCTGCCGGCCAGAAGAGTGTGCCGCGCCGCGGGGCTGCCTGGCCGGCCGGGTGCGCAATGCGTGCGGCTGCTGTTGGGAATGCGCCAACCTCGAGGGCCAGCTCTGCGACCTGGACCCCAGCGCCCACTTCTACGGGCGCTGCGGCGAGCAGCTTGAGTGCCGGTTGGACGCAGGCGGCGACCTGAGCCGCGGAGAGGTGCCGGAGCCTCTGTGCGCCTGCCGCTCGCAGCGCCCGCTCTGCGGTTCAGACGGCCGCACCTACGCGCAGATCTGCCGCCTGCAGGAGGCGGCCCGCGCTCGACCGGACGCCAACCTCACCGTGGCGCACCCAGGGCCCTGCGAATCGG agccccaGATAGTGTTGCACCCATATGACATTTGGAATGTGACGGGGCAGGATGTGATCTTTGGCTGTGAGGTGTTTGCCTATCCCATGGCCTCCATCGAGTGGAGAAAGGATGGCTTGGACATTCAGCTGCCGGGGGATGACCCCCACATCTCTGTGCAG TTTAGGGGTGGACCCCAGAGATTTGAGGTGACGGGCTGGCTGCAGATTCAGGCTGTGCGTCCCAGCGATGAGGGCACCTACCGCTGCCTGGCCCACAATGCCCTAGGCCAGGTGGAGGCCTCAGCTAGCCTGACAGTGCTCACACCAG AACAGCTGAACTCCACAGGCATCCCCCAGCTGTCATCCCTGTACCTGGTTCCTGAGGAGGCGGCTGAGAGTGAAGAGGGCGAAGATTACTACTAG
- the SFXN3 gene encoding sideroflexin-3 isoform X2, with product MPGLTEDQLWRAKYVYDSAFHPDTGEKVVLIGRMSAQVPMNMTITGCMLTFYRQTPTVVFWQWVNQSFNAIVNYSNRSGDAPITVGQLGTAYVSATTGAVATALGLKSLTKHLPPLVGRFVPFAAVAAANCINIPLMRQRELQVGIPVTNEEGQRLGHSVSAAKQGIFQVVISRICMAIPAMAIPPVIMDTLEKKDFLKRRPWLGAPLQVGLVGFCLVFATPLCCALFPQKSSIRVSRLEPELRAQIREQNPSIEVVYYNKGL from the exons ATGCCAGGGCTCACCGAGGACCAGCTGTGGAGGGCCAAGTATGTGTACGACTCTGCCTTCCATCCGGACacaggggagaaggtggtcctGATTGGCCGCATGTCAGCCCAGGTGCCCATGAACATGACCATCACTGGCTGCATGCTCACCTTCTACAGGCAG ACCCCAACCGTGGTGTTCTGGCAGTGGGTGAATCAGTCCTTCAATGCCATCGTTAACTACTCCAATCGCAGTGGTGATGCTCCCATCACTGTTGG GCAGCTGGGAACAGCTTATGTGAGTGCCACCACCGGGGCTGTGGCCACGGCCCTGGGACTCAAATCCCTCACCAAG CACCTGCCCCCACTGGTTGGCAGATTTGTACCCTTTGCAGCTGTGGCAGCTGCCAACTGCATTAACATCCCCCTGATGAGGCAGAG GGAGCTGCAGGTGGGCATCCCGGTGACCAATGAAGAGGGTCAGAGGCTTGGCCACTCGGTGTCTGCAGCCAAGCAAGGAATCTTCCAGGTGGTGATATCAAGGATCTGCATGGCGATTCCTGCCATGG CCATTCCCCCCGTGATCATGGACACCCTGGAGAAGAAAGACTTCCTGAAG CGCCGCCCCTGGTTGGGGGCTCCCCTGCAAGTGGGACTGGTGGGCTTCTG CCTGGTATTTGCCACCCCCCTGTGCTGTGCCCTCTTCCCCCAGAAAAG CTCCATACGTGTGAGCAGGCTGGAGCCAGAGCTGAGAGCTCAGATCCGTGAGCAGAACCCCAGCATCGAAGTGGTTTATTACAACAAGGGGCTTTGA
- the SFXN3 gene encoding sideroflexin-3 isoform X1 yields MGELPLDINIQEPRWDQSTFLGRARHFFTVTDPRNLLLSGAQLEASRNIVQNYRAGVVMPGLTEDQLWRAKYVYDSAFHPDTGEKVVLIGRMSAQVPMNMTITGCMLTFYRQTPTVVFWQWVNQSFNAIVNYSNRSGDAPITVGQLGTAYVSATTGAVATALGLKSLTKHLPPLVGRFVPFAAVAAANCINIPLMRQRELQVGIPVTNEEGQRLGHSVSAAKQGIFQVVISRICMAIPAMAIPPVIMDTLEKKDFLKRRPWLGAPLQVGLVGFCLVFATPLCCALFPQKSSIRVSRLEPELRAQIREQNPSIEVVYYNKGL; encoded by the exons ATGGGTGAGTTGCCCTTAGATATCAATATCCAGGAACCTCGGTGGGACCAAAGCACTTTCCTGGGCAGAGCCCGGCACTTCTTCACTGTGACTGATCCCCGAAATCTTCTGCTTTCTGGGGCACAGCTGGAAGCTTCCCGGAACATCGTGCAGAACTACAG GGCCGGCGTGGTGATGCCAGGGCTCACCGAGGACCAGCTGTGGAGGGCCAAGTATGTGTACGACTCTGCCTTCCATCCGGACacaggggagaaggtggtcctGATTGGCCGCATGTCAGCCCAGGTGCCCATGAACATGACCATCACTGGCTGCATGCTCACCTTCTACAGGCAG ACCCCAACCGTGGTGTTCTGGCAGTGGGTGAATCAGTCCTTCAATGCCATCGTTAACTACTCCAATCGCAGTGGTGATGCTCCCATCACTGTTGG GCAGCTGGGAACAGCTTATGTGAGTGCCACCACCGGGGCTGTGGCCACGGCCCTGGGACTCAAATCCCTCACCAAG CACCTGCCCCCACTGGTTGGCAGATTTGTACCCTTTGCAGCTGTGGCAGCTGCCAACTGCATTAACATCCCCCTGATGAGGCAGAG GGAGCTGCAGGTGGGCATCCCGGTGACCAATGAAGAGGGTCAGAGGCTTGGCCACTCGGTGTCTGCAGCCAAGCAAGGAATCTTCCAGGTGGTGATATCAAGGATCTGCATGGCGATTCCTGCCATGG CCATTCCCCCCGTGATCATGGACACCCTGGAGAAGAAAGACTTCCTGAAG CGCCGCCCCTGGTTGGGGGCTCCCCTGCAAGTGGGACTGGTGGGCTTCTG CCTGGTATTTGCCACCCCCCTGTGCTGTGCCCTCTTCCCCCAGAAAAG CTCCATACGTGTGAGCAGGCTGGAGCCAGAGCTGAGAGCTCAGATCCGTGAGCAGAACCCCAGCATCGAAGTGGTTTATTACAACAAGGGGCTTTGA